A single Agrobacterium vitis DNA region contains:
- a CDS encoding IS5 family transposase yields the protein MRGQPGFWDLDDRYERLSAVGDPLEKLNSIIPWAIFEKPLAKALKRSDGSKGGRPPFPSVLMFKILVLQALYNLSDDQAEFVIQDRLSFMRFLGLSLSQKVPDAKTIWLFRESLVRAGAIDNLFARFDKHLSRSGYLAKGGQIVDATIIQAPKQHNSQDEKDAIKAGEIPEDWKDKPARLAQKDRDARWTVKYSKAKRPTETPTSTTTGQHDIAIPMFGYKNHAGIDRAHGFIRGWTVTSASAHDGAQLRNVVTKDNTASTVWADTAYRSKTNEEWLQDNGLKSDIHQKKPKGKPMPEAMSRANGRRSKVRSAIEHVFARQKDKMKLFVRTIGISRARVKIGMANITYNMLRYVWLTGKPRTA from the coding sequence ATGCGTGGGCAACCGGGCTTTTGGGATTTGGATGATCGTTACGAACGGCTGAGTGCCGTCGGCGATCCGCTGGAGAAGCTCAACAGCATCATTCCATGGGCGATATTTGAAAAACCTTTAGCGAAGGCGCTGAAGCGGTCCGACGGATCGAAGGGTGGACGTCCACCATTTCCGTCGGTTCTGATGTTTAAAATCCTGGTGCTGCAAGCGCTTTATAATCTCTCCGACGACCAAGCAGAGTTTGTTATCCAGGACCGGCTGTCGTTTATGCGTTTCCTTGGCCTTTCCCTTTCGCAGAAGGTGCCGGATGCCAAGACGATCTGGCTGTTCCGAGAGAGTTTGGTGCGTGCAGGTGCCATTGATAATCTGTTTGCCCGTTTCGACAAGCATCTCTCACGTTCCGGATATCTGGCCAAAGGCGGGCAGATCGTTGACGCCACGATCATCCAGGCTCCCAAGCAACATAACAGCCAGGACGAGAAAGACGCGATCAAGGCCGGCGAAATCCCTGAGGACTGGAAGGATAAACCCGCCAGGCTGGCCCAGAAGGACCGCGACGCGCGATGGACAGTGAAGTATTCCAAGGCGAAACGGCCAACGGAGACGCCGACGTCGACGACGACTGGCCAGCACGATATTGCCATTCCAATGTTTGGTTACAAAAACCATGCAGGCATCGACCGAGCCCATGGCTTTATCCGGGGATGGACGGTGACGAGTGCGAGCGCCCATGACGGAGCCCAGCTTCGAAACGTAGTGACCAAAGACAATACCGCGTCGACGGTCTGGGCCGATACGGCCTATCGCTCCAAGACCAACGAGGAATGGTTGCAGGACAATGGCCTAAAGTCCGACATCCATCAGAAGAAGCCAAAGGGCAAACCCATGCCGGAGGCGATGTCGCGCGCCAACGGCCGTCGTTCGAAGGTCCGCTCCGCCATCGAACATGTCTTTGCGCGGCAGAAGGACAAGATGAAGCTCTTCGTGCGCACCATCGGAATCAGCCGAGCGAGGGTGAAGATCGGCATGGCCAATATCACCTACAACATGCTTCGCTATGTCTGGCTGACTGGAAAACCACGGACCGCATAA
- a CDS encoding RolB family protein — MTVANWQVRDFTRILNAGELQGRLEQARTDFGALLAEIVYFHPPGATPEEGDDEYILTGQGLVYVYLSEQTARQCALNRLLPSNSSNFGTVVTAIPPWLMDTQTLNLTLQERCDQGGIVNYYHGSRTNEFFLAIMLSNCFVRFGTDEINGASYGFYARRGNYTEEGEDDDNEIGDEGEAGGAEIRDYQFGDLVNYPIVALGSSRLSA, encoded by the coding sequence ATGACGGTAGCCAATTGGCAGGTTCGAGATTTCACACGCATCCTGAACGCCGGCGAGCTCCAGGGCCGCTTGGAACAGGCGCGAACCGATTTCGGCGCTTTACTGGCCGAAATTGTTTACTTCCACCCTCCGGGGGCTACGCCTGAGGAGGGTGATGATGAGTACATCCTCACTGGTCAAGGGCTGGTTTATGTTTACCTTAGTGAACAAACTGCTCGCCAATGCGCCTTAAATCGGCTCCTACCGTCCAACTCCTCCAACTTTGGAACAGTGGTAACTGCAATACCGCCATGGTTGATGGATACACAAACGCTGAATCTCACTCTTCAGGAGCGGTGCGATCAAGGTGGGATCGTCAACTACTATCATGGCTCGCGTACGAATGAGTTCTTTTTAGCGATCATGCTGAGCAACTGCTTTGTTCGGTTTGGAACCGACGAGATCAACGGTGCAAGCTACGGATTCTATGCCCGGCGCGGAAATTACACCGAGGAAGGAGAAGATGACGACAATGAGATTGGCGATGAAGGCGAAGCTGGTGGAGCCGAAATAAGAGATTACCAGTTCGGAGACCTTGTCAATTATCCAATCGTTGCCCTAGGGTCAAGCCGTCTTTCGGCATAG
- the ocs gene encoding lysopine/octopine dehydrogenase — translation MAKVAILGAGNLALTLAGDLARRLGQTPSIWAPISNRSSFNDVRCLGSLELVGPDYGGDFQPRLEDDLGTAISGAAFIFLTVPTLGQQGILRELAKFNLSNSVLVALPGSATSLACKQTLVPTFAPIAVIESTTSPYACRRVKARVLMLGVKATFEVATTQPLSEEVKGRFEVLFPNPPQWYQHPASIFFSNTNPVAHPAGILAARDSIEQGILPVPKFYRQFVPQAITRVIAIDEERLSIVDALGLESETDFSYSKKWYGGHACNAREFYETYEGYAEIETPKTMNHRYLTEDVKHILVLWVEIAEAIGVQVPEMKSVVQEASDVLNENLLRTGRGLSSLNLGGANANAIVRALNGV, via the coding sequence ATGGCTAAAGTGGCAATTTTGGGTGCCGGGAACTTAGCTCTCACTCTTGCAGGTGATCTCGCCCGGAGGCTCGGCCAGACACCCTCGATCTGGGCGCCAATCTCTAACAGGAGCAGCTTCAATGATGTGAGGTGCCTTGGCTCCTTGGAGCTAGTAGGGCCGGACTACGGAGGCGACTTCCAGCCGCGATTGGAGGATGATCTTGGAACCGCGATTTCGGGCGCGGCGTTCATTTTTCTTACGGTTCCAACCCTAGGCCAGCAAGGGATTCTGCGCGAGTTGGCGAAGTTCAATCTGAGCAACTCAGTGCTCGTGGCCTTGCCCGGTAGCGCAACGTCTCTGGCTTGCAAGCAAACTCTAGTTCCAACTTTCGCGCCGATCGCAGTCATCGAATCAACAACGTCTCCTTATGCATGCCGCCGTGTCAAGGCACGTGTGCTAATGCTCGGTGTGAAGGCAACGTTCGAAGTTGCGACAACTCAGCCTTTGAGCGAGGAGGTTAAGGGGCGCTTCGAGGTTCTCTTTCCAAATCCGCCTCAGTGGTATCAACATCCCGCGTCGATATTTTTTTCAAATACCAACCCTGTTGCTCATCCTGCTGGAATTCTAGCTGCAAGAGATTCCATCGAGCAAGGGATATTGCCGGTCCCAAAATTCTACCGGCAGTTTGTCCCACAAGCCATCACGCGTGTTATCGCAATAGACGAGGAACGTCTTTCGATTGTTGATGCGCTTGGACTCGAGTCCGAGACGGATTTCTCATATTCCAAAAAATGGTATGGTGGGCATGCCTGCAACGCAAGAGAATTCTATGAGACCTACGAAGGCTATGCTGAAATCGAAACTCCCAAGACCATGAACCATCGCTACCTTACTGAGGATGTGAAGCACATTCTGGTGCTCTGGGTTGAGATAGCTGAAGCGATCGGTGTGCAAGTTCCAGAAATGAAATCTGTAGTGCAGGAGGCAAGCGACGTGCTGAACGAGAACCTTCTTCGCACTGGTAGGGGGCTATCGTCCCTCAACCTAGGAGGCGCAAACGCGAATGCCATCGTCAGGGCTCTCAACGGGGTTTGA
- the tnpC gene encoding IS66 family transposase: protein MSQPIDLSLFPDLPPEVVKAFAAMQFELSVERAARQHEQAVVAEKDAFITELKELIEKLEGQVHDYRRTKFGPKSEKLDPAQMELALEDLETAIAETQARIAAVEKKIEASADDPEKAGNSGEVGDPDKAVSRKERKARALPEHLPRVERVIEPDSIVCPCGCGNMVRIGEDRTERLDRIPARYEVIVTIRPKYACPKGRTGVVQARAPAHLLEGSWPTEALLAEIAVSKHSEHMPLNRQAEVMARHGVPIDRTVLADWMGRTGSEIAPVVDHMAKRLLWESTRLYVDETTAPVLDPGRGKTKTGYLWAVLRDDRGWNGSAPSGVVFHYRPGRKGEYAAEILDGFNGTIQVDAYGGYSHLATSDRIGGAPLKLAFCWAHGRRKLIKATPKSGSPIVDEALVRIAALYKIEDSIRGSDPEHRRAVRQDLSLPLVEEFFTWLAAQAARVSRKSDLGKALAYMLTRQDGFRLFLDDGHVDIDSNLVENAIRRPAMNRRNALFAGHDEGGRNWARFASLIGTCKMNGVEPYAYLCDLFTRLANGHLVKDIDALMPWAYATRIKASQ, encoded by the coding sequence ATGTCGCAACCTATTGATCTCAGCCTGTTTCCGGACCTTCCGCCAGAGGTAGTCAAAGCCTTTGCGGCGATGCAGTTCGAACTGTCGGTCGAGCGTGCGGCACGCCAGCATGAGCAGGCGGTCGTTGCCGAAAAGGACGCGTTCATCACTGAGCTGAAGGAACTGATCGAGAAGCTTGAGGGGCAGGTTCACGACTACAGGCGCACGAAGTTCGGGCCAAAATCGGAAAAGCTCGATCCGGCGCAGATGGAACTGGCACTGGAAGACCTTGAAACGGCGATTGCCGAAACACAGGCGCGGATCGCCGCCGTCGAGAAGAAGATCGAAGCCAGCGCAGATGATCCCGAAAAGGCTGGCAATTCTGGAGAGGTTGGCGATCCGGACAAGGCCGTTTCTCGCAAGGAGCGCAAGGCCCGTGCACTGCCCGAACACCTGCCGCGGGTCGAGCGCGTGATCGAGCCCGATAGCATCGTTTGTCCCTGCGGTTGCGGCAACATGGTCCGGATCGGCGAGGACCGGACGGAACGGCTCGACCGGATCCCGGCGCGCTACGAGGTGATCGTCACGATCCGCCCGAAATACGCATGCCCCAAGGGTCGAACCGGCGTCGTCCAGGCCAGAGCGCCGGCGCATCTTCTGGAAGGGAGCTGGCCGACGGAGGCCCTTCTGGCGGAGATTGCCGTCTCCAAGCATTCCGAACACATGCCCCTCAACCGTCAGGCCGAGGTCATGGCGCGACACGGCGTGCCAATCGACCGCACGGTGCTGGCCGATTGGATGGGGCGCACGGGTAGCGAAATCGCACCGGTGGTCGACCACATGGCCAAACGGCTGCTGTGGGAAAGCACGCGCCTCTATGTCGACGAAACGACCGCCCCGGTGCTGGATCCTGGGCGAGGCAAGACAAAGACCGGCTATCTCTGGGCCGTGCTGCGTGACGACCGCGGCTGGAATGGTTCTGCTCCGTCAGGTGTGGTGTTCCATTATCGGCCCGGGCGTAAAGGAGAATATGCCGCTGAGATCCTTGACGGGTTCAACGGCACAATCCAAGTGGATGCCTACGGCGGTTACTCTCATCTCGCTACGTCCGATCGTATCGGCGGCGCTCCGCTGAAGTTGGCTTTCTGTTGGGCACACGGGCGCAGAAAGCTGATCAAGGCCACGCCAAAGAGCGGATCGCCCATCGTCGACGAGGCGTTGGTGCGGATCGCCGCGCTCTACAAGATCGAAGACAGTATCCGAGGCTCAGACCCCGAACATCGCCGGGCAGTTCGACAGGACCTGTCCCTCCCGCTGGTGGAGGAGTTCTTCACCTGGCTGGCAGCCCAGGCCGCGCGCGTCTCACGCAAATCTGACCTCGGAAAAGCCCTGGCCTATATGCTGACGCGACAGGACGGATTCCGGCTGTTCCTGGACGATGGCCATGTCGATATCGACTCCAACCTGGTGGAAAACGCGATCCGCCGCCCGGCCATGAACCGCCGCAATGCGCTCTTTGCGGGGCACGATGAAGGGGGCCGCAATTGGGCTCGGTTTGCCAGTCTTATCGGCACTTGCAAAATGAACGGCGTTGAACCTTACGCCTATCTTTGCGACCTCTTCACCCGCCTCGCAAACGGCCACCTCGTGAAAGACATCGATGCCCTGATGCCTTGGGCCTATGCCACCCGCATCAAGGCCTCACAATGA
- the tnpB gene encoding IS66 family insertion sequence element accessory protein TnpB (TnpB, as the term is used for proteins encoded by IS66 family insertion elements, is considered an accessory protein, since TnpC, encoded by a neighboring gene, is a DDE family transposase.), whose translation MIVAGQRLPILIATRPVDFRCGHQALALMVQTELKLDPHSGVTVIFRSKRGDRLKILVWDGTGMVLTYKILEHGSFAWPKVQDGTMRLSRGQYEALFEGLDWRRVMAQRVTAPSAAG comes from the coding sequence ATGATCGTCGCGGGCCAACGACTGCCGATCCTGATCGCAACCCGTCCGGTTGACTTCCGCTGTGGGCATCAGGCGCTGGCTTTGATGGTGCAGACCGAGTTGAAGCTGGACCCGCATTCCGGGGTGACGGTGATCTTCCGGTCGAAGCGCGGGGATCGTCTGAAGATCCTGGTGTGGGATGGCACAGGAATGGTGCTAACTTACAAAATTCTTGAACATGGAAGCTTTGCCTGGCCCAAGGTTCAGGATGGGACGATGCGTCTTTCCAGGGGTCAATATGAGGCTTTGTTCGAAGGTCTTGACTGGCGGCGGGTGATGGCGCAACGGGTGACCGCGCCGTCGGCGGCAGGATGA
- the tnpA gene encoding IS66-like element accessory protein TnpA, with protein MADDGFVGRYEVVEPRRGNRRWPDDVKARIVAESFEPGVRVVDVARRHGVIANQLSDWRRQVRDGILVLPFAAATTPSEHDGVEPSFVPLAIAAEPPEPVNRLPLPKLASDGPSVQVLTLEIGSDVVMRVPNNVPVERVAALVHAVRGAS; from the coding sequence ATGGCAGATGATGGATTTGTTGGTCGCTACGAAGTTGTCGAGCCGCGCCGCGGTAACCGGCGTTGGCCGGATGATGTGAAGGCGCGGATCGTGGCGGAAAGCTTTGAGCCTGGTGTTCGTGTTGTGGATGTCGCGCGCCGTCACGGCGTTATAGCAAACCAGCTTTCCGATTGGCGACGTCAAGTGCGTGACGGCATTCTGGTGCTGCCGTTTGCGGCGGCAACGACGCCGTCGGAGCACGATGGTGTCGAGCCGTCATTTGTTCCTCTGGCAATCGCTGCGGAGCCGCCTGAGCCTGTCAATCGTTTGCCGCTGCCGAAGCTGGCCTCCGACGGGCCGAGTGTGCAGGTTTTGACGTTGGAGATTGGCTCAGACGTTGTGATGCGGGTTCCTAATAATGTGCCCGTTGAACGGGTCGCCGCTCTGGTTCACGCTGTGCGAGGAGCGTCATGA
- a CDS encoding RolB family protein: MGDLRKIGKAYRRQFQAALRAPSGEIVDPKGDFLYVYLDEENYKKCREKNVLVPNAGDGVLATALEPHSESYTYRQVREQLQAFCGDGVINYAANELSCSYFLMIQASNEFEEVGAIQDGPGVTKAVWKRNVQHAGELLPYDLIAVGRSSFLPEAALDPPDPDD, encoded by the coding sequence GTGGGTGATCTTCGTAAGATAGGAAAAGCTTATCGGCGGCAGTTCCAAGCCGCCCTGCGTGCTCCGTCTGGCGAAATCGTAGATCCTAAAGGAGATTTTCTCTATGTTTACCTAGATGAAGAGAATTACAAAAAATGCCGAGAGAAGAACGTTCTTGTTCCAAACGCGGGCGATGGAGTGCTTGCTACAGCACTGGAGCCGCACTCTGAGAGTTATACCTACCGGCAAGTGAGAGAACAGTTGCAGGCTTTCTGCGGCGACGGTGTGATTAACTACGCTGCAAATGAACTGTCTTGCTCATACTTTTTGATGATACAGGCCAGCAACGAGTTTGAGGAGGTCGGGGCCATCCAGGACGGACCTGGCGTTACCAAGGCGGTGTGGAAAAGGAACGTTCAGCACGCTGGTGAGCTGCTACCCTACGATCTAATTGCTGTGGGTCGCTCATCTTTTCTTCCTGAGGCTGCTCTTGATCCTCCGGATCCAGATGACTGA
- a CDS encoding HutD/Ves family protein codes for MQIVRKSDFCSMPWKNGGGETLEVAVHPSEASVNDFDWRVSIAKVASDGPFSIFPEIERTLSVLDGDGIEFASKTGSTRTLQRGSEPFSFPADQPIDARLLNGPITDLNVMSRRGRFTHRVQRRVIDNTVSIPACVGATLIIGNSSWVVLQPKAEMQPFDLVILTGSEIKVRPHNRFAVIFVVDFIPVTNDSRRGPGRGDGATIVVPTGITHGALTKRAPQSRSMMKQASPHAPSGNGLKITQHDNT; via the coding sequence ATGCAAATTGTCCGAAAGAGCGACTTTTGTTCCATGCCATGGAAGAATGGCGGCGGTGAGACGCTGGAGGTTGCCGTCCATCCTTCAGAAGCCTCAGTAAACGATTTCGATTGGCGTGTCAGCATCGCTAAAGTGGCGTCTGATGGCCCCTTCTCTATTTTTCCGGAGATCGAGCGGACACTCAGCGTGCTTGATGGTGACGGTATCGAGTTTGCATCCAAAACGGGATCAACTAGAACACTACAACGCGGCAGTGAACCGTTTTCTTTTCCTGCGGATCAACCAATTGATGCTCGCCTTTTGAATGGGCCGATCACTGACCTGAATGTAATGAGCAGAAGAGGGCGCTTTACGCACCGAGTGCAACGCCGCGTCATCGACAATACTGTTTCGATCCCGGCATGCGTAGGCGCCACTTTGATCATTGGCAACTCATCGTGGGTTGTCCTTCAACCAAAGGCCGAAATGCAACCTTTCGATCTCGTCATATTGACAGGCAGCGAAATTAAAGTGCGGCCGCATAATCGGTTCGCGGTTATTTTCGTTGTCGACTTCATCCCTGTTACGAATGACTCACGACGGGGTCCCGGTAGGGGCGATGGCGCAACCATCGTCGTCCCTACCGGGATCACTCACGGCGCTCTCACGAAAAGAGCTCCACAAAGCCGATCAATGATGAAACAGGCGTCCCCTCATGCGCCATCAGGCAATGGGTTGAAGATAACGCAGCATGATAACACGTAA
- the hutG gene encoding N-formylglutamate deformylase, translated as MSVFEVQQGTSPIILGMPHTGTDVPGDIWHKLNDNGRRLADTDWHIHNLYDGLLENATVVRATFHRYVIDANRDPAGTSLYPGQNTTGLVPTTDFDGNPIWTIGAEPSAEDVAARVASFHEPYHAALLAEIKRIKAIHGIAIIYDCHSIRSHIPFLFEGRLPDFNIGTDGGVTCDPRIEEATVDVVASAKGFSGNLNGRFKGGWTTRHYGRPETGVHAIQMELAQSTHLQTEAAPFAYDPAKAERLRVHLNEILTRLERVAADLKNEARS; from the coding sequence ATGAGCGTTTTTGAAGTCCAACAAGGTACTTCCCCCATCATTCTTGGTATGCCGCATACCGGAACTGATGTTCCAGGTGATATATGGCACAAACTGAACGACAATGGTCGACGGCTTGCTGACACCGATTGGCATATACATAATCTGTACGATGGCTTGCTGGAAAACGCTACTGTCGTTCGAGCAACCTTCCATCGCTACGTCATCGACGCTAATCGCGATCCGGCTGGGACGTCCTTATACCCAGGCCAGAATACGACCGGACTCGTTCCGACGACAGATTTCGACGGCAATCCTATCTGGACTATCGGCGCCGAGCCTAGCGCCGAGGATGTGGCCGCACGTGTCGCCAGCTTCCACGAACCTTATCACGCCGCTCTGCTGGCGGAGATAAAACGGATCAAGGCGATCCATGGTATCGCCATCATCTATGACTGCCACTCAATCCGATCACATATCCCCTTTCTGTTCGAAGGCAGGCTTCCGGATTTCAACATCGGTACTGACGGAGGTGTGACCTGCGATCCGCGGATCGAAGAGGCCACAGTGGACGTCGTTGCGTCGGCCAAAGGCTTTAGTGGCAACCTCAACGGCCGCTTCAAGGGCGGGTGGACGACGCGCCACTATGGCAGGCCGGAGACGGGCGTGCATGCGATCCAGATGGAGCTTGCCCAGTCGACGCATCTCCAGACCGAAGCGGCGCCCTTCGCCTACGACCCGGCGAAGGCAGAACGCCTTCGTGTCCATCTGAATGAAATACTGACGCGCCTGGAGCGCGTTGCAGCTGATCTCAAGAACGAAGCGAGGAGCTAA
- the hutI gene encoding imidazolonepropionase, whose translation MSEAKPTSDEEIVIWRNARLATVAEGTDGLGVIDGGVVIVKGEQISYVGTDNDLPSSLTKGAIEVDLGGRWVTPALIDCHTHLVFGGDRALEFEMRLSGATYEEIARAGGGIVSSVKATNALSEDELVLQALPRLDALLSEGVGTVEIKSGYGLNVATELKMLRAARRLAALRPVRIVTSYLAAHATPEAYRGNNGGYIEDVVIPGLEAARREGLIDAVDGFCEGIAFSPDEMSRVFDAAKRHGLPIKLHAEQLSNLGGAKLAASRGALSADHLEYLDEHGARALAASGTVAVLLPGAFYTLREKRLPPVQALRDAGASIAIATDCNPGTSPLTSMLLAMNMSATLFGLSVDECVAGATREAARALGLVTTTGTLEVGKSADFAVWNIGRPAELVYRIGFNPLHARIFKGRRLRP comes from the coding sequence ATGTCTGAGGCAAAACCCACATCCGATGAGGAGATCGTCATCTGGAGGAATGCGCGACTGGCAACCGTCGCGGAGGGAACGGATGGCCTTGGCGTCATCGACGGTGGCGTAGTCATCGTCAAAGGCGAGCAGATTTCTTATGTCGGCACAGACAATGATCTCCCCTCCTCCCTGACAAAGGGAGCGATCGAGGTTGATTTGGGAGGTCGGTGGGTAACGCCCGCCCTGATCGACTGCCATACACATCTGGTTTTCGGCGGCGACAGGGCGTTGGAATTCGAGATGAGGCTTTCGGGCGCAACCTATGAAGAGATTGCGAGAGCCGGCGGCGGCATTGTCTCCTCTGTCAAGGCGACTAACGCGCTTTCGGAGGACGAATTGGTTCTTCAGGCACTTCCCCGATTGGACGCTCTCCTCTCCGAAGGAGTCGGCACCGTGGAGATCAAGTCGGGCTACGGCCTTAATGTCGCAACGGAATTGAAGATGCTTCGAGCTGCGAGGCGGCTCGCGGCGTTACGCCCTGTGCGGATCGTAACGAGCTATCTGGCAGCGCACGCGACGCCGGAAGCTTATCGTGGTAACAACGGTGGGTACATCGAAGATGTTGTTATTCCTGGCCTCGAGGCAGCCAGACGAGAAGGGCTGATTGATGCTGTCGACGGTTTCTGTGAGGGTATTGCCTTTTCTCCTGACGAAATGTCTCGGGTTTTCGACGCTGCCAAAAGGCATGGATTGCCTATCAAATTGCATGCCGAGCAGTTGAGCAATCTCGGTGGAGCAAAACTCGCGGCTTCTCGCGGGGCGCTTTCGGCAGACCATCTAGAATATCTCGATGAACATGGCGCCAGGGCTTTGGCTGCGTCTGGGACCGTTGCCGTCCTCCTGCCCGGAGCTTTCTACACCCTGCGGGAAAAGCGGCTACCACCGGTTCAGGCGCTGAGGGACGCAGGTGCCAGCATCGCCATCGCGACAGATTGCAATCCAGGAACCTCGCCTCTGACGTCCATGCTGCTGGCCATGAACATGTCGGCCACGCTTTTCGGATTGAGTGTCGACGAATGCGTTGCTGGGGCGACCCGGGAAGCTGCGCGTGCACTCGGCTTGGTCACGACCACAGGCACGCTTGAAGTTGGTAAATCCGCCGATTTCGCTGTGTGGAATATCGGGCGACCGGCCGAACTCGTTTATCGCATCGGGTTCAATCCGCTGCATGCCCGAATATTCAAAGGCCGCAGATTGCGGCCCTGA
- a CDS encoding formimidoylglutamate deiminase: MGELDRTTLFAKSALLPTGWHKNVLLRIEGGFIASVETGTAATPADERHNLILPAMGNLHSHAFQRAMAGLAETRGPTDDSFWSWRNVMYRFALTMSPDDVEAVASQLYMEMLEAGYSRVGEFHYLHHSPDGSHYSNIAEMAERIIAAASATGISLTLLPVFYAHSGFGGLAPVEGQRRFINSLDSYDQLMSECQSLVGKIAGAELGVAPHSLRAVTPQELLQITERWARGPIHIHIAEQMKEVTDCLAWSSARPVEWLLDNAPVDQRWCLIHATHMTETETCRVARSGAVAGLCPITEANLGDGIFPGHAFVEEGGRIGIGSDSNILISLAGELRQLEYSQRLGRQMRNVLAAPNEFTGRHLLESARRGGAVALGSEIGIESGNSADLLSLDVSAVPFLERDEILDHWIFADEVTIDSVWARGRRQVVAGHHVARDEINRRFLATMHKLLRR; encoded by the coding sequence ATGGGAGAGTTGGATCGAACCACACTATTTGCGAAGAGCGCCCTTTTGCCCACCGGTTGGCATAAGAACGTTCTGCTGCGGATCGAGGGCGGCTTTATCGCGTCCGTCGAAACAGGTACGGCGGCAACGCCGGCCGACGAGCGCCACAACCTCATCTTGCCCGCGATGGGCAATCTTCATAGCCATGCCTTTCAGCGCGCCATGGCAGGCTTGGCCGAAACACGCGGACCAACCGATGACAGCTTTTGGAGCTGGCGAAATGTGATGTACCGGTTCGCTTTGACAATGAGCCCCGATGATGTCGAGGCCGTCGCTTCGCAGCTATACATGGAGATGCTTGAAGCTGGCTACAGCCGTGTCGGTGAGTTTCACTACCTGCATCACAGCCCAGATGGCAGCCACTACTCAAATATTGCCGAGATGGCGGAACGCATTATCGCGGCGGCCAGCGCCACAGGAATAAGTCTGACATTACTGCCGGTCTTTTACGCTCACTCGGGGTTTGGTGGCCTTGCTCCGGTCGAGGGGCAACGGCGGTTCATCAACTCGCTCGACAGTTACGACCAACTGATGAGCGAGTGCCAATCGCTAGTCGGGAAAATTGCTGGCGCCGAACTCGGCGTGGCGCCCCACAGCCTGAGAGCCGTCACGCCGCAAGAGTTGCTTCAGATCACTGAAAGGTGGGCCAGAGGGCCGATCCACATTCACATTGCCGAGCAAATGAAGGAGGTCACAGATTGTCTCGCCTGGTCCTCCGCCCGCCCGGTCGAATGGTTGCTGGACAATGCGCCGGTCGACCAGCGCTGGTGCCTCATTCATGCGACCCATATGACCGAAACCGAAACGTGTAGAGTTGCGCGTAGTGGTGCGGTTGCGGGTCTTTGCCCGATAACCGAGGCCAATCTCGGGGATGGCATATTTCCCGGCCATGCATTCGTTGAGGAGGGAGGCAGGATCGGTATCGGATCGGACTCGAACATCCTGATCTCCCTCGCCGGTGAATTGCGGCAACTCGAATATTCGCAGAGGCTGGGACGTCAGATGAGAAACGTACTGGCGGCGCCGAACGAATTCACAGGCCGTCACCTTCTTGAGTCAGCACGCCGCGGTGGCGCTGTGGCTTTGGGATCGGAAATTGGCATCGAGTCCGGCAACTCTGCGGATCTGCTGTCGCTCGATGTCAGTGCCGTCCCCTTCCTTGAGAGAGATGAAATTCTGGACCACTGGATATTTGCCGACGAGGTGACGATCGACAGCGTCTGGGCTCGCGGCCGCAGACAAGTCGTTGCGGGACACCATGTCGCTCGCGACGAAATCAATCGCCGCTTCCTCGCCACGATGCATAAGTTGCTTCGTCGATAG